Proteins from a single region of Amycolatopsis sp. CA-230715:
- the bla gene encoding class A beta-lactamase, which translates to MTKPVRVSRRVALSGALALALPGCAGPPAGAPAPVAPPRPSAGIDENAVRERLAALERKYEARLGVHATGSGVSAGYRQDERFALCSTFKTVAAAAVLRAHPLSYLDTVVRYTRAEVNSISPITQQHIGTGMTVRDLCDAAIRYSDGTAGNLLMRDIGGPAGLTSYFRGLGDTASRMDQYEPYLNRTPPGDPRDTSTPRAIAGAYQRIVLGDALPPEARALVTDWLRRSTTGANTIRAGVPGTWGVANKTGHGDYGRANDVAVLWPPRREPCVLAIMTDRAGYEAEARYPLLADAAKCVAEVLS; encoded by the coding sequence ATGACGAAACCGGTGCGGGTCTCCCGCCGTGTCGCGTTGTCGGGAGCACTGGCGCTGGCGCTTCCCGGCTGCGCGGGCCCACCGGCGGGAGCCCCGGCACCGGTGGCGCCGCCCCGGCCGAGCGCCGGGATCGACGAGAACGCGGTACGGGAGCGATTGGCCGCGCTGGAACGGAAATACGAAGCGCGGCTCGGTGTCCACGCCACCGGCTCCGGTGTTTCCGCCGGCTACCGGCAGGACGAGCGCTTCGCGCTGTGCTCGACGTTCAAGACGGTCGCGGCGGCCGCCGTGCTGCGGGCGCACCCACTGTCCTATTTGGATACCGTGGTGCGCTACACCCGTGCGGAGGTCAACTCGATCTCGCCGATCACCCAGCAGCACATCGGCACCGGTATGACCGTGCGGGACCTGTGCGACGCGGCCATCCGGTACAGCGACGGCACCGCGGGCAACCTGCTGATGCGCGACATCGGGGGACCGGCCGGGTTGACGAGCTACTTCCGCGGCCTCGGCGACACCGCGAGCCGGATGGACCAGTACGAGCCGTACCTCAACCGGACGCCACCCGGTGACCCGAGGGACACCAGCACACCGCGCGCGATCGCGGGCGCCTACCAACGGATCGTGCTCGGCGACGCGCTGCCCCCGGAGGCGCGGGCGCTCGTGACGGACTGGTTGCGGCGCAGCACCACCGGCGCGAACACGATCAGGGCAGGCGTGCCGGGAACCTGGGGCGTGGCGAACAAGACCGGGCACGGCGACTACGGGCGGGCCAACGACGTCGCCGTGCTGTGGCCGCCGCGGCGCGAACCGTGCGTGCTGGCGATCATGACCGACCGCGCCGGGTACGAGGCCGAGGCCCGTTACCCGCTGCTCGCGGACGCCGCGAAATGCGTCGCCGAAGTGCTTTCGTGA
- the bla gene encoding class A beta-lactamase — MHRWRFRLVLATAISTLLAGTGLASATPSAPAYDVTRQLRDLEASSHRHIGAFALDTATGKAVGYRAHELFPTLSTFKAAEAAAVLDRARRSDPGLMERRIHWTPDREVPLDGSPVNGHGATGMTVAELASAAVTVSDNTAANLLFDQIGGPAGLTRYYRSLGDPISRSDRLEPGLNDWAPGQRHDTTTPAAMGRDLASVAVGHALAPADRDVLNGWLRGSKTGTKRIRAGLPPSWTVGDKTGTYSAIAGANDIAVAWPSSGKPLIFVVYTYGEKGAPLDDKTVADTARILAHEVTGQP; from the coding sequence ATGCACCGCTGGAGATTCCGGCTCGTTTTGGCGACGGCGATTTCGACATTGCTGGCGGGAACGGGCCTCGCCTCGGCGACCCCGAGCGCACCCGCGTACGACGTCACCCGGCAGCTGCGGGACCTGGAAGCCTCGTCGCACCGCCACATCGGCGCCTTCGCGCTCGACACGGCGACCGGGAAGGCGGTCGGCTACCGGGCACACGAGTTGTTCCCGACGCTTTCCACGTTCAAGGCCGCCGAGGCCGCGGCCGTGCTGGACCGGGCGCGCCGGTCCGATCCCGGGCTGATGGAGCGGCGGATCCACTGGACCCCGGACCGGGAGGTGCCGCTGGACGGCTCGCCGGTCAACGGGCACGGGGCCACCGGGATGACGGTCGCGGAACTGGCGTCGGCAGCGGTGACCGTCAGCGACAACACCGCGGCCAACCTCCTGTTCGACCAGATCGGCGGCCCGGCGGGGCTGACCCGTTACTACCGCTCGCTCGGCGACCCGATCTCCCGGTCGGACCGGCTCGAACCCGGGCTGAACGACTGGGCGCCGGGGCAGCGGCACGACACGACCACGCCCGCGGCCATGGGCCGCGATCTCGCCTCGGTGGCCGTGGGGCACGCGCTGGCGCCCGCCGACCGCGACGTGCTCAACGGCTGGCTCCGCGGCAGCAAGACCGGGACGAAGCGCATCCGCGCCGGGCTCCCTCCATCGTGGACGGTCGGCGACAAGACCGGCACCTACAGCGCGATCGCCGGGGCCAACGACATCGCGGTCGCCTGGCCGTCCTCGGGAAAGCCGCTGATCTTCGTGGTCTACACCTATGGCGAGAAGGGTGCGCCCCTCGACGACAAGACCGTCGCGGACACCGCCAGGATCCTCGCGCACGAGGTGACCGGTCAGCCATGA
- a CDS encoding class F sortase, with the protein MAVAEKRIAGRRRALIGVVAVVAVVAVVVAAALAAVVVLLTQRHEDGAATPSPTTEQVKAQAPRPPNAMPRSEPAAIDIPKLGAHSSLIPLGLNADDTIEVPPVSQPMQAGWYRYGPTPGETGPAVVLGHVDGNKLPGIFFRLKELKPGDAVTVSRKDGSTARFVVREVDQVPKDTFPTDAVYGDTAAPELRLITCGGSFDHAAHSYRDNIIVYATLG; encoded by the coding sequence ATGGCCGTAGCGGAGAAGCGGATCGCGGGGCGCAGGCGTGCCCTGATCGGCGTGGTCGCGGTGGTCGCGGTGGTCGCGGTGGTCGTGGCCGCGGCGCTGGCCGCGGTCGTGGTGCTGCTGACCCAGCGGCACGAGGACGGGGCCGCGACGCCGTCGCCGACAACGGAGCAGGTCAAGGCGCAGGCCCCGAGGCCGCCGAACGCGATGCCGCGCTCGGAACCGGCCGCCATCGACATCCCGAAGCTCGGCGCGCACTCGTCGCTGATCCCGCTCGGGCTCAACGCGGACGACACCATCGAGGTGCCGCCGGTGTCCCAGCCGATGCAGGCCGGGTGGTACCGGTACGGGCCGACGCCGGGCGAGACCGGGCCCGCGGTGGTGCTCGGGCACGTGGACGGCAACAAGCTGCCGGGAATCTTCTTCCGCCTCAAGGAGCTGAAACCCGGCGACGCGGTCACGGTGTCCAGAAAGGACGGTTCGACGGCGCGTTTCGTGGTGCGGGAGGTCGACCAGGTGCCCAAGGACACCTTCCCGACCGACGCGGTCTACGGCGACACCGCGGCACCGGAGCTCCGCCTCATCACCTGCGGCGGCAGTTTCGACCACGCCGCGCACAGCTACCGGGACAACATCATCGTCTACGCGACGCTCGGGTAG